One window from the genome of Natrialba magadii ATCC 43099 encodes:
- a CDS encoding ABC transporter permease, translating into MSATLQIARAEVTDAIRSRVLWVVAAVLGLFVITRLWLYGDLLAGTTYPFLSTFDTFAEFVPLLVIILGYRAVVGERDSGRIRLLLGQPGRRRDIVTGKYVGRAATLLAVVLAVALLLSAFVVAQFGTDGPTEIVGGLAVLVLYTFAWLGVTVGVSSTFASETRVVGILIGLYALCVVLWDTLVISLVSLVVTGQTDTGVDPLAGRFATLEEPAWFLYANRLNPLHAFDGARYYVPDLLDIAFVGGTTTAPHAPNLFGLGVLLAWATVPVLVGYWWFQRADLD; encoded by the coding sequence GTGAGTGCGACGCTGCAAATCGCCCGTGCGGAGGTCACCGACGCGATCCGATCGCGGGTGCTCTGGGTCGTGGCCGCCGTTCTCGGCCTGTTCGTCATCACACGGCTGTGGCTCTACGGCGACCTGCTCGCGGGAACGACGTACCCCTTCCTGTCGACGTTCGACACGTTCGCGGAGTTCGTCCCGCTGCTCGTGATCATCCTCGGCTATCGAGCGGTCGTCGGTGAGCGAGATTCAGGTCGAATCCGTCTTCTCCTCGGCCAACCGGGGCGTCGCCGGGATATCGTGACTGGAAAATACGTCGGCCGCGCCGCGACGCTCCTCGCCGTCGTTCTCGCCGTCGCACTTCTGCTCTCGGCGTTCGTCGTCGCGCAGTTCGGGACGGACGGGCCGACAGAAATTGTCGGCGGCCTCGCCGTGCTCGTCCTCTACACGTTCGCGTGGCTCGGCGTGACGGTCGGCGTCTCGAGTACCTTCGCCAGCGAGACGCGAGTGGTCGGAATTTTGATCGGGCTCTATGCGCTGTGTGTGGTCCTCTGGGACACCCTCGTCATCTCGCTCGTTTCGCTCGTCGTGACCGGGCAGACCGATACGGGCGTGGACCCCCTCGCAGGTCGGTTTGCTACACTCGAGGAGCCGGCGTGGTTTCTGTACGCAAACCGGCTGAATCCGTTGCACGCGTTCGACGGGGCGCGATACTACGTTCCCGATCTGCTCGATATCGCCTTCGTCGGCGGGACGACGACGGCTCCGCACGCGCCGAATTTGTTCGGTCTCGGCGTGCTGCTCGCGTGGGCGACCGTTCCGGTTTTGGTGGGCTACTGGTGGTTCCAGCGCGCGGATCTCGACTGA
- the upp gene encoding uracil phosphoribosyltransferase — translation MPIEDRDDAYLVTHALAKHTLSQLRDVQTEQVSFRKGLVKLGRICGYEIIDGRMETEYVEIDTPLEPTMGEQVRGLDDVVIINVLRAATPFVEGLLKAFPRARQGVISASRDEEAGREDDGSFPITVDYVKLPEITEDDTVIIADPMLATGSTMCTVLDHVIENSPEPENLIVLSAVSAPEGLLRVDDEFPEADLLTVSIDDYLDDDGFIVPGLGDAGDRAFRTT, via the coding sequence ATGCCAATCGAAGACCGCGACGATGCGTATCTCGTCACGCACGCACTCGCAAAGCACACGCTCTCACAGCTTCGAGACGTTCAGACCGAGCAGGTCAGTTTCCGCAAGGGGCTCGTCAAACTCGGCCGGATCTGTGGCTACGAGATCATCGACGGCCGCATGGAAACCGAGTACGTTGAAATCGATACGCCACTCGAGCCGACCATGGGCGAACAGGTGCGCGGACTCGACGACGTGGTCATCATCAACGTGCTTCGTGCGGCGACGCCGTTCGTCGAGGGGCTACTGAAGGCGTTCCCGCGCGCACGGCAGGGCGTCATCAGCGCGAGCCGCGACGAAGAGGCCGGCCGCGAGGACGACGGCTCGTTCCCGATCACGGTCGACTACGTCAAGCTGCCCGAGATCACCGAGGACGACACGGTCATCATCGCGGACCCAATGCTCGCGACTGGAAGTACGATGTGTACCGTTCTCGACCACGTCATCGAGAACTCTCCGGAGCCGGAGAACCTGATCGTGCTCTCGGCCGTCTCGGCACCCGAGGGACTCCTCCGCGTGGACGACGAGTTCCCCGAAGCCGACCTGCTGACGGTTTCGATCGACGACTACCTCGACGACGATGGCTTCATCGTTCCCGGCCTGGGCGACGCCGGCGACCGGGCGTTCCGAACGACCTGA
- a CDS encoding DUF5828 family protein: MEESISGFKVRGEWADVVEHGERITYALRDEGVHDPDHDYGARFARAFDEWDEWRPKAHETLEADVSEKTAEQASVEEGKGEKAGKEPDEDIKTAGEKITASYEQLEDDDAEAAMDNWKESIDYVARAADSAGRKALRRVEDTVYQNVMTQLAPYYFDNELISANVQQAARNSNNSERFVFEVNVNDDDLKDRVSDRLAELDDEIDRWHVEVEKDTDAAEAIEGAEPPPEAEDGSKSTTN; encoded by the coding sequence ATGGAAGAGAGCATCTCGGGATTCAAAGTTCGCGGCGAGTGGGCCGACGTCGTCGAACACGGCGAGCGCATCACGTACGCCTTGCGCGACGAGGGTGTCCACGATCCCGACCACGACTACGGCGCACGGTTCGCGCGGGCGTTCGACGAGTGGGACGAGTGGCGCCCCAAAGCCCACGAGACCCTCGAAGCTGACGTCAGCGAGAAGACCGCAGAGCAGGCCAGCGTCGAAGAGGGCAAAGGCGAGAAAGCAGGGAAAGAACCCGACGAGGACATCAAAACTGCCGGCGAGAAGATCACCGCGTCCTACGAGCAACTCGAGGACGACGATGCTGAGGCGGCGATGGACAACTGGAAGGAGTCGATCGATTACGTCGCTCGCGCGGCCGATTCGGCGGGACGGAAGGCCCTGCGTCGGGTTGAGGACACGGTGTATCAGAACGTGATGACCCAGCTCGCGCCGTACTACTTCGACAACGAACTCATCAGCGCGAACGTCCAGCAGGCGGCGCGAAACAGCAACAATAGTGAGCGGTTCGTTTTCGAGGTCAACGTGAACGACGACGATCTCAAGGACCGCGTCTCGGATCGGCTTGCCGAACTCGACGACGAGATCGACCGCTGGCACGTCGAAGTCGAGAAGGATACGGACGCTGCAGAGGCGATCGAGGGGGCAGAGCCGCCACCGGAGGCGGAGGACGGATCGAAGTCGACGACGAACTGA
- a CDS encoding ABC transporter ATP-binding protein has translation MTAIETDDLTKRYGDLEAISDVNLTVERGEIVGFLGPNGAGKSTTIDVLLDFIRPTAGHASILDDDPQENPRAVRERIGILPDEYSLYDRLTGREHVAFAIEMNDAADDPDEILERVGLAEAADQRAGDYSKGMSQRLALGMALVGEPDVLILDEPSSGIDPNGMHEIRALLREEADRGAAIFFSSHALEQVEAICDRVCVLDDGELLAVSTVENLRDSLDSRSVLVLTLDADPGPGPDPDPGLLELSDVTDVERTGTTLRIECADPGVKSAAISRVEDTGASVVDIDVEQASLEDLFAALTTDSTDSIDSTDSIDSTDSTEDIEPIETPSGESA, from the coding sequence ATGACTGCGATAGAGACGGACGATCTCACGAAACGATACGGTGACCTTGAGGCAATCTCTGACGTGAACCTGACCGTCGAACGCGGCGAAATAGTCGGCTTTCTCGGGCCGAACGGGGCCGGTAAGTCGACGACGATCGACGTGCTGCTCGACTTCATCCGGCCGACGGCGGGACACGCGTCGATTCTCGACGACGACCCCCAGGAGAACCCGCGTGCAGTTCGCGAGCGAATCGGAATCCTCCCCGACGAGTACAGCCTCTACGACCGACTGACCGGGCGCGAACACGTCGCGTTTGCCATCGAGATGAACGATGCCGCGGACGACCCGGACGAAATCCTTGAGCGGGTCGGACTCGCCGAGGCCGCGGATCAGCGCGCCGGCGACTACTCGAAGGGAATGTCCCAACGACTCGCACTCGGGATGGCACTCGTCGGCGAGCCCGACGTGCTGATCCTCGACGAACCGTCGTCCGGAATCGACCCGAACGGGATGCACGAGATTCGAGCTCTGCTTCGCGAGGAAGCCGACCGCGGCGCGGCGATTTTCTTTTCGAGTCACGCACTCGAGCAGGTAGAGGCGATCTGCGATCGCGTATGCGTCCTCGACGACGGCGAGTTGCTCGCGGTCAGTACGGTCGAGAACTTGCGGGACTCTCTGGACTCGCGATCGGTGCTCGTGCTCACGCTCGACGCCGACCCCGGCCCCGGCCCCGACCCCGACCCCGGTCTGTTGGAACTCTCCGACGTGACGGACGTCGAGCGAACCGGCACCACGCTTCGTATCGAGTGCGCCGATCCCGGCGTGAAGTCGGCGGCCATCAGTCGCGTCGAGGACACTGGCGCATCCGTCGTCGACATCGATGTCGAGCAGGCCTCACTCGAGGACCTGTTCGCTGCACTCACGACTGACTCGACTGACTCGATTGACTCGACTGACTCGATTGACTCGACTGACTCGACTGAGGATATCGAGCCAATCGAGACACCGAGCGGTGAGAGTGCGTGA
- a CDS encoding ABC transporter permease: MGLIHYCRQKCPAVPLVRADLTDLVRSNLLWILTGLLVVLVLANWAADPTMIDASSQSFLLVLLQFTHWLPLFAIVIGYDAVVRLRESGRVRLLLGQPTTRRSLVIQAFLARVIAFLAVLSAAILVVLVLVVTQTGSVGVLEFVAGVGSVALYGLAWLGATVGVSAMAASGRQVIGVMLIAYTLLLALWEPFVARVLALAVTGSGELGGLIEFADPAVVTYAEGATWFLYAFRLGPAEAFTGTVFYSYEVLQAVVSGSSVAVPHGPNLFGVGVLLAWLALPLLVGSWWFQRVDLE, from the coding sequence ATGGGTCTGATTCACTACTGCCGTCAAAAGTGTCCTGCAGTACCACTCGTTCGGGCCGATCTCACCGACCTCGTGCGCTCGAATCTGCTCTGGATACTCACCGGACTCCTCGTCGTCCTCGTTCTCGCGAACTGGGCCGCAGACCCGACGATGATCGACGCCAGTTCACAGTCGTTCCTCCTCGTCCTCCTCCAGTTCACTCACTGGCTCCCGCTGTTCGCCATCGTCATCGGCTACGACGCCGTCGTCCGACTGCGCGAGTCGGGACGCGTTCGACTTCTCCTCGGGCAACCGACCACACGACGTTCCCTCGTCATCCAAGCGTTTCTGGCCCGAGTAATCGCCTTTCTCGCCGTCCTCTCGGCCGCAATCCTGGTCGTACTCGTCCTCGTCGTCACCCAGACTGGCAGCGTGGGTGTACTCGAGTTCGTCGCCGGCGTCGGATCGGTGGCGCTCTACGGTCTCGCGTGGCTCGGTGCGACCGTCGGCGTCTCCGCGATGGCCGCGTCGGGACGGCAGGTGATCGGTGTCATGCTCATCGCCTACACGCTCTTGCTCGCGCTATGGGAGCCGTTTGTGGCCAGAGTGTTGGCACTCGCGGTAACTGGCTCGGGAGAACTCGGCGGGCTCATCGAGTTTGCCGATCCAGCCGTCGTGACGTATGCCGAGGGAGCGACGTGGTTCCTGTACGCGTTTCGACTTGGACCTGCGGAGGCGTTCACGGGAACCGTGTTTTACAGCTACGAGGTGCTTCAGGCGGTTGTCTCCGGCAGCTCAGTCGCTGTGCCACACGGCCCGAATCTGTTCGGTGTCGGCGTGTTGCTCGCATGGCTGGCGCTGCCGCTGCTCGTCGGTTCCTGGTGGTTCCAGCGTGTGGACCTCGAATGA
- a CDS encoding IMPACT family protein, which translates to MSRTYNTIAEAATAEFVVQGSEFIGHARPVDAVDDAEAFIEAIREEYADATHNVPAYRVRADSDGDLLREYSSDDGEPASSAGKPALNVLTQREIENCVVVVTRYYGGTNLGVGGLVRAYSRAVKDAVDAAGVIEERPHERVSITVEYDDSGTVRGILESEGYEFDAAYEADVSFGVRVPVADAEALRDRIRSATSGRAVLESA; encoded by the coding sequence GTGAGTCGGACCTACAACACCATCGCCGAGGCCGCAACCGCCGAGTTCGTCGTCCAGGGCTCCGAGTTCATCGGCCACGCCCGGCCCGTCGACGCCGTCGACGACGCAGAGGCGTTCATCGAGGCCATTCGCGAGGAGTACGCCGACGCAACCCACAACGTCCCCGCCTACCGCGTTCGCGCCGACAGCGACGGCGATCTCTTGCGGGAGTACTCGAGTGACGACGGTGAGCCAGCCAGTTCAGCGGGGAAGCCGGCACTCAACGTGCTCACCCAGCGCGAGATCGAGAACTGCGTCGTGGTGGTCACGCGGTACTACGGCGGGACGAATCTCGGGGTGGGCGGGCTCGTCCGGGCCTACTCCCGCGCGGTGAAGGATGCCGTCGATGCGGCGGGTGTCATCGAGGAGCGTCCGCACGAGCGCGTCTCGATCACTGTCGAGTACGACGACTCCGGCACCGTTCGCGGCATTCTCGAGAGCGAGGGCTACGAGTTCGACGCCGCCTACGAGGCTGACGTCTCGTTCGGCGTTCGGGTGCCCGTTGCCGACGCCGAGGCGCTCCGGGATCGGATTCGGAGCGCGACCAGCGGGCGGGCGGTACTCGAGTCGGCCTGA
- a CDS encoding YgaP family membrane protein: MNPNVGGSDRALRVVVATGLLCFGYSNREQTVGTLAFIAGSDLLATAIIQRCPLNALLGIDTCP; this comes from the coding sequence ATGAACCCAAACGTTGGCGGCTCCGATCGTGCCCTTCGAGTCGTCGTCGCAACTGGACTGCTCTGCTTCGGGTACAGCAACCGAGAGCAAACGGTCGGGACGCTCGCGTTCATCGCAGGAAGCGATCTGCTCGCGACGGCGATTATCCAGCGATGTCCGTTGAACGCGCTGTTAGGGATCGATACCTGCCCGTGA
- a CDS encoding amino acid-binding protein has protein sequence MFDEIMEKFEGSPSQQAVIRLLLERGFSVNDDGRVVSGGIEIPNTGIAREIDVDRRVVDSTTNAILDDPELRRIFQNISQVPSLMDLAPVLDLTVLSIAVDNADQKGIVAQVTGTLADNDISIRQTISEDPEFTDEPRLYLITDQDISGTAITELRDLEFVRKIELQ, from the coding sequence ATGTTCGACGAGATCATGGAGAAGTTCGAGGGATCCCCGAGCCAGCAGGCGGTTATCCGGCTCCTCCTGGAGCGCGGCTTTTCAGTTAACGACGACGGCCGCGTCGTCTCGGGCGGCATCGAGATCCCGAACACCGGCATCGCCCGCGAGATCGACGTCGATCGTCGCGTCGTGGACTCCACAACGAACGCGATCCTCGACGATCCCGAACTGCGGCGGATCTTCCAGAACATCTCGCAGGTGCCGAGCCTGATGGACCTCGCACCCGTCCTCGACCTGACGGTGCTCTCGATTGCCGTCGACAACGCCGACCAGAAGGGCATCGTCGCCCAGGTCACCGGCACGCTCGCCGATAACGACATCTCGATCCGCCAGACGATCAGCGAGGACCCCGAGTTCACCGACGAGCCGCGACTGTACCTGATCACCGACCAGGACATCTCGGGAACGGCGATCACCGAACTCCGAGACCTCGAGTTCGTCCGGAAGATCGAACTGCAGTGA
- a CDS encoding S9 family peptidase, which translates to MNTIEATDFYDLRQVSDPQLSPGGERVAYVEQLPEDEESSEATIHVVPVGGDEPTQLTISEGVDSQPRWSPDGDRLAFASTRGEDDDRQQLWILPTTTGGEARQLTSVVGGVTGLEWSPDGSRLLFTQQVTADDREEGRDLAVDPEYEPETPDPRVIDRMIYRAGTEYMDGRRSHVYVLDIEAALESDPSDPTDTDSEDTDAIERLTDGDEDHIGATWGDDETVYYAVKTAEDAVEADDSSRYDLYEHDLETDEATAFTQTTGWVTELEATTDGRIAYAFTPEEQASLRQTDVRVHDRETGAETTPTASLDRTIDGNFTWAPDEELLYFTTPDEGANVLWSVNVPTTIDSDEEALEEPTRVYGDDVTVSGFSVGDNAVALVQSEWDHPGDIFVTTRGGNETHRLTRVNGDLLADRAVRQPEEIWFERGDAGIEDADGNGNSDGDGNSDDGERNQIQGWLLTPPEFDADAASGPDETYPLVVEIHGGPHSQWTTAGTMWHEFQTLAAQGYVVFWSNPRGSTGYGEDHAMAIERNWGDVTLADVLAGVDEVCERDFVDEDELFVTGGSFGGFMTSWAVTQTDRFTAAVSQRGVYDLTSFYGSTDAFKLIEGDFDTTPWEEPEFLWEQSPVAHIPNVETPTLVLHSDRDYRTPANTAELFYLGLKKHGVDTRLVRYPREGHELSRSGEPGHIVDRLERIVRWFDGYADSREVPPALERDPNAGLSGGLDESDDGEGESASENANTNANANVNANANGNEATSTDD; encoded by the coding sequence ATGAACACGATCGAGGCGACCGACTTCTACGACCTGCGGCAGGTTTCGGATCCACAGCTCTCGCCTGGCGGCGAGCGCGTCGCATACGTCGAACAACTCCCCGAAGACGAGGAATCCTCCGAGGCAACCATCCACGTCGTCCCCGTCGGCGGTGACGAGCCAACGCAACTCACGATTAGCGAGGGTGTCGACAGCCAGCCCCGCTGGAGCCCCGACGGCGACCGCCTCGCGTTCGCCAGCACCCGCGGCGAGGACGACGACCGCCAGCAACTCTGGATACTCCCCACGACGACCGGCGGTGAAGCCCGCCAGCTCACGTCCGTCGTCGGCGGCGTCACCGGACTCGAGTGGAGTCCCGACGGCAGCCGTCTCCTGTTCACCCAGCAGGTCACCGCCGACGACCGCGAGGAGGGGCGCGACCTCGCCGTCGACCCTGAGTACGAACCCGAGACGCCCGACCCGCGCGTTATCGACCGCATGATCTACCGCGCCGGTACGGAGTACATGGACGGCCGGCGGAGTCACGTCTACGTCCTCGATATCGAGGCTGCACTCGAGTCCGATCCATCCGATCCGACTGATACTGATTCCGAGGATACGGACGCGATCGAACGCCTCACTGACGGCGACGAAGACCATATCGGAGCGACCTGGGGTGACGACGAGACGGTCTACTACGCGGTCAAAACCGCCGAGGATGCGGTCGAGGCAGACGACTCGAGCCGGTACGACCTGTACGAACACGACCTCGAAACGGATGAGGCAACGGCCTTCACGCAGACGACCGGCTGGGTCACCGAACTCGAGGCGACGACAGATGGGCGGATCGCGTACGCATTCACGCCTGAAGAACAGGCCTCGCTACGCCAGACTGACGTTCGCGTGCACGACCGCGAGACTGGCGCGGAGACGACGCCGACGGCGTCGCTGGATCGGACGATCGACGGCAACTTCACCTGGGCGCCGGACGAGGAGCTGCTGTACTTCACGACGCCGGATGAGGGGGCGAACGTGCTCTGGTCGGTCAACGTGCCGACGACGATCGACAGCGATGAGGAAGCACTCGAGGAGCCGACCCGCGTTTACGGCGATGACGTGACTGTGTCGGGCTTCTCGGTCGGCGACAACGCCGTCGCGCTCGTCCAGAGCGAGTGGGACCACCCTGGCGACATCTTCGTGACGACCCGCGGCGGAAACGAGACGCACCGACTGACGCGCGTCAACGGCGACCTCCTCGCGGATCGAGCGGTGCGCCAGCCGGAGGAGATCTGGTTCGAGAGGGGTGACGCCGGGATTGAAGATGCCGACGGCAACGGCAACAGCGACGGCGACGGCAACAGCGACGACGGCGAACGCAACCAGATCCAGGGCTGGCTGCTAACCCCACCTGAATTCGACGCCGACGCCGCGAGCGGCCCGGACGAAACCTACCCGCTCGTCGTCGAAATCCACGGCGGTCCCCACTCCCAGTGGACCACCGCGGGGACGATGTGGCACGAGTTCCAGACGCTCGCGGCACAGGGCTACGTCGTCTTCTGGTCTAATCCCCGCGGCTCGACGGGCTACGGCGAGGACCACGCCATGGCGATCGAACGCAACTGGGGCGATGTGACGCTTGCGGACGTACTCGCGGGCGTCGACGAAGTCTGTGAACGCGATTTCGTCGACGAGGACGAACTGTTCGTCACCGGCGGGAGCTTCGGCGGATTCATGACCTCGTGGGCGGTCACCCAGACGGACCGCTTCACGGCCGCAGTCTCCCAGCGCGGCGTCTACGATCTCACCAGTTTCTACGGCTCGACGGACGCGTTCAAGCTCATCGAGGGCGACTTCGACACGACACCCTGGGAGGAGCCCGAATTCCTCTGGGAGCAGTCGCCCGTTGCACACATCCCGAACGTCGAGACGCCAACGCTCGTGCTCCACTCTGATCGGGACTACCGGACGCCTGCGAACACCGCCGAACTGTTCTACCTCGGTCTGAAGAAACACGGCGTCGACACCCGTCTCGTCCGGTATCCGCGCGAGGGCCACGAACTCTCGCGTTCGGGTGAGCCGGGCCACATCGTCGACCGACTCGAGCGCATCGTCCGCTGGTTCGACGGCTACGCCGACTCCCGTGAGGTCCCACCGGCACTCGAGCGCGACCCGAACGCGGGGCTGTCAGGAGGACTGGACGAGTCAGATGATGGGGAGGGCGAGAGCGCGAGTGAGAACGCAAACACAAACGCGAACGCGAACGTAAACGCGAACGCGAACGGGAACGAGGCGACGAGCACAGACGACTGA